From the Candidatus Paceibacter sp. genome, one window contains:
- a CDS encoding nucleotidyltransferase domain-containing protein has protein sequence MVTVSDEILEKLKRFLSMLSVSGLHIERAILFGSYAKGTASRWSDIDIALVSKDFTGVGIYDRK, from the coding sequence ATGGTTACGGTCTCAGATGAAATATTAGAAAAGCTTAAAAGATTCCTCAGTATGCTCTCTGTCAGCGGATTGCACATAGAGAGGGCAATACTCTTTGGTTCATATGCAAAAGGAACTGCAAGTAGATGGAGTGATATTGATATTGCTCTGGTTTCAAAGGACTTTACCGGAGTGGGAATTTACGACAGGAAA
- the csm5 gene encoding type III-A CRISPR-associated RAMP protein Csm5, whose translation MRLQIKTLSPVHIGNGEKYNGLAYIANRENVLLYDSNKIMENLTTQQKQRFMLWLEQNIGEIERLETQKRKERDEEEKRKINQTLRDAQKKLSLKEFIENSIRDTTTKNKFNNNFLYSVKAETKIFSNVDIDCFTKQNNKSYIPGTEIKGGIRTAVAYHLLQDEGHWRYFKKELENFGNNYRKELQQISGQKGRWVNDVKKKLTNEMGKIEDTLQNKLFRVIDKNDAKYDLLKLLHIGDTELIASINCLFVSNFEVTGISRGFPLFQELCKKDTVFTCQGFKLENNKTILDKLGFTHEQKWVVSDIKNLLQCCYEFTDRLLYEEIGYFSKLNKPKIVSILQYIMQQNIPTSPIIRIGKNEGYLSLTIGLLVKDKDKDLYNNVFCHATKNTSYSGNFLKTRRIVNLSNNEQDTLGWVKLIIEN comes from the coding sequence ATGAGACTTCAAATTAAAACTTTATCACCGGTTCATATTGGGAATGGTGAAAAATATAATGGATTGGCATATATAGCAAATAGAGAAAATGTTTTGTTATATGATTCAAATAAGATTATGGAAAATCTTACAACTCAACAAAAACAAAGATTTATGTTGTGGCTTGAACAGAACATTGGAGAAATAGAACGATTAGAAACGCAAAAAAGAAAAGAAAGAGACGAAGAGGAAAAGAGAAAAATAAACCAAACCCTTAGAGATGCACAAAAAAAGTTAAGTTTAAAAGAATTTATCGAAAATTCTATAAGAGATACGACTACAAAAAACAAGTTCAATAATAATTTCCTCTATTCTGTCAAAGCAGAAACGAAAATTTTTAGCAATGTAGATATTGACTGTTTTACCAAGCAAAACAATAAGTCATACATTCCTGGTACGGAGATAAAAGGTGGGATAAGAACTGCTGTAGCTTATCATCTCTTACAAGATGAAGGTCATTGGAGATATTTTAAAAAAGAGTTAGAAAATTTCGGGAATAACTATAGAAAAGAGTTACAACAAATATCAGGACAAAAAGGAAGATGGGTTAATGATGTAAAAAAGAAACTTACTAACGAAATGGGGAAAATAGAAGATACCTTACAAAATAAACTTTTTAGAGTCATTGACAAAAATGATGCAAAATACGACCTTCTTAAATTACTCCATATAGGAGATACAGAGTTAATAGCATCCATTAATTGTTTATTTGTCTCAAACTTTGAGGTAACGGGGATAAGCAGAGGTTTCCCCCTTTTTCAGGAACTTTGCAAAAAAGATACGGTCTTTACCTGCCAGGGTTTTAAATTAGAGAATAATAAGACAATACTTGATAAACTTGGTTTTACCCATGAACAAAAATGGGTGGTTTCAGACATAAAAAATCTATTACAGTGTTGTTATGAGTTTACAGATAGGCTTCTTTATGAAGAAATAGGCTATTTTTCAAAACTCAATAAACCAAAAATAGTTTCAATACTTCAATATATAATGCAACAAAACATCCCAACGAGTCCCATTATCCGAATAGGCAAAAACGAAGGATATCTTAGTCTCACGATAGGGTTGCTTGTTAAAGATAAAGATAAAGACCTTTATAATAATGTCTTTTGTCATGCCACGAAAAACACAAGCTACAGCGGTAATTTCCTAAAGACACGGCGTATTGTAAACTTATCAAATAACGAGCAGGATACTTTGGGATGGGTAAAATTGATAATAGAAAATTAA
- the csm4 gene encoding type III-A CRISPR-associated RAMP protein Csm4 — protein sequence MKNYQIKLSPVSPFSGFPSSDTLFGAICWGIKRIYNETKLATILENYQEKPEFILSSSFPYIECNNDIFFFPKPTSPGLSASDIYEMAKIKKEKVEIITKYKKFKKSEYFSFALFSRFLNNVSEKILFQEYLNDEVKLKGKLLMSKKELEGFNFVEKEPLLKSELVQKNAIDRLTMSTGEEGQTFYQEEYFASPAFKLHFLIKTDNIESFKPIFRYLEDKGIGGNRSVGKGRFKIETLNTISVGNDTACNFITLSRYIPDIAEINPESKSMFYAIFPYRSKVDSEAEFKGEDIWKSKVIYLKEGSCFEAKERKPFYGQCPVVKEIGGQKIRQYGFAFPVFGNIGGSK from the coding sequence ATGAAAAACTATCAAATAAAACTTAGTCCAGTGTCACCTTTTTCAGGATTTCCTTCATCTGATACCCTGTTCGGTGCCATTTGCTGGGGGATAAAGAGGATATATAACGAAACCAAACTTGCAACAATTTTAGAAAACTATCAGGAAAAGCCGGAATTTATACTTTCTTCTTCTTTCCCTTATATTGAATGTAATAACGACATTTTCTTTTTCCCGAAACCTACATCGCCTGGCCTTTCTGCATCTGATATTTATGAAATGGCAAAGATAAAAAAAGAAAAGGTTGAAATTATCACTAAGTATAAGAAATTTAAAAAATCTGAATACTTTTCATTTGCCCTATTTAGCAGATTTTTGAATAACGTATCAGAAAAGATATTATTTCAGGAATATCTTAATGACGAAGTGAAACTCAAAGGGAAGCTATTAATGAGCAAAAAGGAATTAGAAGGGTTCAATTTTGTAGAGAAAGAACCTTTACTGAAAAGTGAATTGGTACAAAAAAATGCTATTGATCGGCTTACCATGTCTACTGGCGAGGAGGGGCAGACCTTTTATCAGGAGGAATACTTTGCAAGTCCTGCATTTAAACTGCATTTCCTGATAAAGACGGATAATATTGAATCTTTTAAGCCAATCTTTCGCTACCTGGAAGACAAGGGTATAGGCGGCAATCGTTCAGTAGGGAAGGGAAGATTTAAGATAGAGACATTAAATACAATTTCCGTAGGAAATGATACTGCTTGTAATTTTATCACCCTTTCCCGATATATTCCTGATATTGCTGAAATAAACCCAGAGAGTAAATCCATGTTTTATGCAATATTTCCGTATCGTTCTAAAGTAGACTCTGAGGCAGAATTTAAGGGTGAGGATATCTGGAAATCAAAGGTTATATATCTGAAAGAAGGTTCTTGTTTTGAGGCTAAAGAAAGAAAACCATTCTATGGTCAATGTCCTGTAGTCAAAGAAATAGGTGGTCAAAAAATAAGGCAGTATGGATTCGCTTTTCCTGTGTTTGGCAATATTGGAGGTTCAAAATGA